One Calditrichia bacterium DNA window includes the following coding sequences:
- a CDS encoding DUF4115 domain-containing protein: MKEFYENLKKKRQANNISLEAVHQKTRLPMQYLQAIENGRMQELPKAYELMYLRRYAREIGLEPDEVVRDYELLSGKLTPAESNEAKQQAEGKQSASAATQPISTTVKETLDEVNLDRVNNYFWPVLIVLIFAVGSFLVYRFYAAENANQTPDIKEISIGELMERVATDSSANPAAQFEDSLTTLPGEATGVNSDIRNVAGNPQSSSQTSENNSASAVNLQIRSLDRVWVQEIRDQADTTDYILEGGLSRSINANSQIELVIGRADALEILLNGNNLGVIGDSSQVARLTLTPQGISQKRLTRVPDSGE, translated from the coding sequence TTGAAAGAATTTTACGAAAATCTGAAAAAAAAGCGCCAGGCAAACAACATCTCACTGGAGGCTGTTCATCAAAAAACCCGGCTGCCAATGCAATATCTGCAAGCGATCGAAAACGGCCGGATGCAGGAATTGCCGAAAGCTTACGAACTAATGTATTTGCGCCGGTACGCGCGGGAAATCGGGCTAGAGCCCGATGAAGTGGTTCGCGATTACGAACTGCTTTCCGGAAAACTTACGCCCGCAGAGTCCAACGAAGCCAAACAGCAGGCAGAAGGCAAGCAATCGGCTTCTGCTGCCACCCAGCCAATTTCCACCACAGTCAAAGAAACTCTCGATGAAGTAAATCTCGACCGGGTGAATAATTACTTTTGGCCGGTGTTGATCGTGTTGATATTTGCTGTCGGCTCATTTTTGGTGTATCGTTTTTATGCTGCAGAAAATGCCAATCAGACACCGGATATCAAAGAGATCAGTATTGGCGAATTGATGGAACGGGTTGCAACGGATAGCTCTGCCAATCCGGCTGCGCAATTTGAGGATAGCTTGACAACGCTTCCCGGCGAAGCCACAGGCGTCAATTCGGATATCCGAAATGTAGCCGGTAATCCGCAATCTTCTTCGCAAACATCTGAGAACAACAGCGCTTCCGCGGTTAATTTACAAATCCGCAGCCTGGATCGCGTTTGGGTTCAGGAAATACGCGACCAAGCCGACACAACAGATTATATTCTCGAAGGCGGATTGAGCCGATCAATTAATGCGAATTCGCAGATCGAGCTGGTTATCGGTCGTGCCGATGCACTTGAAATTTTGCTGAATGGTAACAATCTCGGCGTGATTGGCGATAGCAGCCAGGTTGCCCGGTTAACCTTAACGCCGCAAGGGATCTCGCAAAAAAGACTCACACGTGTACCAGACAGTGGCGAGTAA
- a CDS encoding thioredoxin family protein, translated as MKNLVLLMLLSIIFARCSAGKVIKSNTEEMKTTTTTYQPTAKLQTQNGREMLVGTVAYDDILHYFENWRTEDAGIVLDQPLIDRIKAINEPIDVVCYLGTWCEDSRNGVPPFVRAIREAKNPNIQLTLIAINRDKTEPESLLENGIERVPTFILKQNGEEFARLVEFPMQENFVLDFVEIAGY; from the coding sequence ATGAAAAATCTTGTGCTATTGATGTTGCTGTCAATCATTTTTGCGAGATGTAGCGCCGGAAAAGTTATTAAATCAAATACCGAAGAAATGAAAACAACCACTACCACATATCAGCCAACGGCAAAATTACAAACCCAAAACGGGCGAGAAATGCTCGTCGGAACCGTGGCATATGACGATATCTTGCACTATTTTGAAAACTGGCGGACCGAAGATGCCGGAATTGTGCTGGATCAGCCATTGATTGATCGAATAAAGGCAATCAATGAGCCGATCGACGTTGTTTGCTATCTGGGAACGTGGTGCGAAGATTCCAGAAACGGTGTTCCACCCTTTGTGCGAGCAATTCGTGAGGCAAAAAATCCGAATATCCAATTGACGCTCATCGCTATCAATCGAGATAAAACGGAGCCGGAAAGCCTGCTGGAAAACGGGATTGAGCGTGTGCCAACATTTATTCTCAAACAAAACGGTGAAGAATTTGCACGTTTGGTAGAATTCCCTATGCAGGAAAATTTTGTGCTCGATTTTGTTGAAATTGCCGGATATTGA
- the rfaE1 gene encoding D-glycero-beta-D-manno-heptose-7-phosphate kinase yields the protein MTSISEPRLSEIISACAAKRIMVIGDLMIDRYLWGNVTRISPEAPVPIINIEDEDVRFGGAANVANNLIGLAVEPVMVGVVGADKWGDIFREKLEKQQLTIGGLIEDASRPTTIKTRIIGNNQHIARVDREKTHTISDVTAAKIIQFVESQLDKIDAIILEDYNKGLLIPQIIAPVVEMASRKKVTVTVDPKFDNFLAYQNVTVFKPNKKETAEALAMRLDSEVDIREAGAKLLAKLNAENVLITLGAQGMALFEQNGQVELTGTRARRVADVSGAGDTVIATLTAALAAGATISEAVSMANFAAGAVCEEVGAVPITIEKLTNAMLR from the coding sequence ATGACATCGATTAGTGAGCCGCGGCTGTCGGAAATTATCTCTGCCTGCGCTGCCAAACGCATCATGGTTATCGGCGATTTGATGATCGACCGGTATCTGTGGGGAAACGTCACCCGGATTTCACCGGAAGCGCCGGTGCCCATTATCAACATCGAAGATGAAGATGTGCGTTTTGGCGGAGCCGCCAACGTCGCCAATAATTTGATCGGGCTGGCTGTTGAACCGGTGATGGTTGGCGTCGTCGGTGCGGATAAATGGGGTGATATCTTTCGCGAAAAGCTTGAAAAACAACAGCTTACCATCGGTGGGTTAATTGAAGATGCGTCCCGCCCGACAACCATCAAAACCCGGATTATCGGTAACAACCAGCACATTGCACGCGTAGATCGCGAGAAAACACACACTATTTCTGACGTTACAGCTGCAAAAATTATTCAATTTGTGGAATCGCAATTGGATAAAATTGATGCGATCATTTTGGAAGATTATAACAAAGGCTTACTTATTCCGCAAATTATTGCGCCGGTTGTCGAAATGGCGAGCAGAAAAAAAGTTACCGTAACCGTTGATCCAAAATTCGATAATTTTCTGGCGTATCAAAACGTTACCGTTTTTAAGCCAAATAAAAAAGAAACCGCAGAAGCGCTGGCAATGCGGCTGGATAGTGAAGTCGATATTCGCGAAGCCGGTGCAAAGCTGCTCGCAAAGCTGAACGCAGAAAATGTGTTGATAACGCTGGGTGCGCAGGGAATGGCGCTTTTTGAGCAAAACGGGCAGGTTGAACTGACAGGCACGAGGGCACGCCGGGTTGCCGATGTTTCCGGTGCCGGCGATACGGTAATTGCCACATTGACGGCTGCGTTGGCTGCCGGCGCAACCATCTCCGAAGCGGTGTCGATGGCCAATTTTGCCGCTGGTGCCGTTTGCGAAGAAGTTGGTGCTGTGCCAATTACGATCGAAAAACTGACGAATGCGATGCTCCGGTAA
- a CDS encoding pentapeptide repeat-containing protein — protein sequence MSYHKCAIEGCPFKPISFTHYCWQHIPDKPAYLKKLRGHIESSVAPVTLDKVVMEGFDLSGLDLRSASFTGAVFIDVNLENSNLTNANFKRCFFQNVKFHHTKLMQSTFNGAIIVDSDFLDVDMSLVEGNLMKVKKCRFENLYLKSADLKNTFWKNVEIRAAQIIDGNFMMSYFDNLSVNDSKLDNALCSGSQIYNCHFVMSDLIQANFIGCIIDDTEYKTSHLRNCRFATAIIRNTLFDNCKLSKPVMRETQVVGGSFERCTITNPILQRAVLIHNNLNPNKLANANTEGLVVM from the coding sequence ATGTCTTATCACAAATGTGCAATCGAAGGCTGTCCGTTCAAACCGATTTCGTTTACCCATTACTGCTGGCAGCATATTCCCGACAAACCTGCTTATCTCAAAAAGTTACGTGGACACATCGAAAGCTCCGTTGCGCCAGTTACGCTGGACAAAGTTGTAATGGAAGGTTTCGATTTATCCGGGCTGGATTTACGCAGCGCTTCGTTCACCGGTGCCGTTTTTATTGATGTAAATTTGGAAAATTCCAATTTGACGAACGCCAATTTTAAGCGGTGCTTTTTCCAGAACGTCAAATTTCATCATACAAAATTGATGCAATCCACTTTCAATGGCGCGATTATCGTCGATTCCGATTTTTTGGATGTCGATATGTCGCTGGTGGAAGGCAATTTGATGAAAGTTAAAAAATGCCGTTTCGAAAATCTCTATCTGAAATCTGCTGATTTAAAGAATACTTTCTGGAAAAATGTGGAAATTCGCGCAGCACAAATTATCGATGGCAATTTTATGATGAGCTATTTCGATAATTTAAGCGTGAATGACAGCAAACTGGACAACGCGCTGTGCTCCGGCAGCCAGATTTACAACTGCCATTTTGTTATGAGCGATCTTATTCAGGCAAATTTTATCGGCTGCATTATTGACGATACGGAATATAAGACCAGCCATCTGCGCAATTGCCGTTTTGCCACTGCAATTATCCGCAATACGCTGTTTGATAATTGCAAATTATCCAAACCGGTGATGCGCGAAACACAGGTTGTCGGCGGCAGTTTTGAACGCTGCACCATCACCAATCCGATTTTACAACGCGCCGTGCTTATTCACAACAACCTGAATCCGAACAAATTGGCAAACGCCAACACCGAGGGTTTGGTTGTCATGTAA
- a CDS encoding O-antigen ligase family protein gives MKNLEMNYPNFTMLLLCAVTPWSLAAMQIALVLVILATGYAVFIEKKRPVFLGKLWMPLMIYGVLLLLSAIVSDAPLMSLKSVFQNEWVLLAVPVVYVAISLSSNKSGLVHTLLISAVLVAVYGFVQFFMGIEFFRGKHLAQMGNYFRATGGYSFYLTFAGNQLMAFALAFGFLLKQPGFDRRRFQYAAMCIVILVSIFATFARSTWLAFGLISVLAALMIDRKYLLPLGGFAIIAGIFAALLFPEIRTRFASIFDPAQNETRFNLWLTSLNMIKAHPIFGIGPGFFRQLFETYKVPGFYDTIAHAHNDYLNLAANSGIPALLGWIWLWVIWFRQCWTGFSNSQTELLNRQIIAGAMLAIAGILFAALFQCYYTDLENNIFWWLVAVLGYQASVEPASVEQ, from the coding sequence ATGAAAAATCTCGAAATGAATTATCCCAATTTTACGATGCTGCTGCTTTGTGCAGTAACACCGTGGTCGCTGGCTGCCATGCAAATTGCCCTCGTATTGGTGATTCTTGCTACCGGCTATGCTGTTTTTATTGAAAAAAAACGCCCGGTTTTTTTGGGGAAATTGTGGATGCCGTTGATGATTTACGGTGTGCTTCTGTTGCTCTCTGCGATTGTCAGCGATGCGCCACTCATGTCATTAAAAAGCGTTTTCCAGAATGAGTGGGTGTTGCTTGCTGTACCGGTTGTTTATGTGGCAATTTCGCTCAGTAGCAATAAATCCGGGTTGGTTCACACCCTCCTGATTTCTGCGGTGCTGGTTGCAGTCTACGGTTTTGTCCAATTTTTTATGGGAATCGAATTTTTCCGGGGGAAACATCTTGCGCAGATGGGCAACTATTTCCGGGCCACCGGAGGATACAGTTTTTACCTCACTTTTGCCGGAAATCAATTGATGGCATTTGCCCTCGCGTTCGGGTTTTTGTTGAAACAGCCGGGATTTGATCGGCGAAGATTCCAATATGCAGCGATGTGTATCGTGATTCTGGTGAGCATTTTTGCTACTTTTGCCCGTAGCACCTGGTTGGCATTCGGGTTGATCAGCGTATTGGCTGCACTGATGATCGACCGGAAATATCTGCTACCGTTGGGCGGTTTTGCGATTATCGCCGGAATTTTTGCAGCATTGCTTTTCCCCGAAATCCGGACCCGCTTTGCCAGTATTTTTGATCCGGCACAAAATGAAACACGATTTAACTTATGGCTCACTTCGCTGAACATGATCAAAGCACATCCAATTTTTGGCATTGGTCCGGGATTTTTCCGGCAGTTGTTCGAAACCTACAAAGTGCCTGGTTTTTATGATACGATTGCACATGCGCACAACGATTATCTCAATCTTGCCGCAAACAGCGGCATTCCGGCGTTGCTGGGCTGGATTTGGCTGTGGGTGATTTGGTTCCGGCAATGTTGGACAGGATTCTCTAATTCCCAAACTGAATTGTTAAACCGTCAAATTATTGCGGGGGCGATGCTGGCAATAGCCGGAATTCTATTTGCTGCGCTGTTCCAATGCTATTACACGGATTTGGAAAATAATATTTTTTGGTGGTTGGTTGCTGTGCTAGGCTATCAGGCAAGTGTGGAACCTGCATCTGTTGAGCAATAA
- a CDS encoding HAD family phosphatase: MQAILFDFDGVIVRSMEDHFEGWRRTLAEYDIEVQPEEIYVLEGSGEEELANQFSRKFNLPYYEIPNIIERNRYHLDQISNEEIYHNLQDLLDWIDEKGMKTALVTGTKRERVIAILEKFKLMDKFMVIITADDVMFSKPAPEPYLLAAELLDVEASECVVIENAPLGVMSAKNAGMRCIALTTTLSKMHLKQADVIADDLDEALNSLKKMY, translated from the coding sequence ATGCAGGCAATCTTATTCGATTTCGATGGCGTGATCGTTCGAAGTATGGAAGATCATTTCGAAGGTTGGCGGCGCACTCTGGCAGAATACGATATAGAGGTTCAACCGGAAGAAATTTACGTACTGGAAGGCTCGGGAGAAGAGGAGTTAGCGAACCAGTTTTCACGGAAATTCAATTTACCGTATTATGAAATCCCCAATATTATTGAACGCAATCGCTATCACCTCGATCAAATCAGCAATGAGGAAATTTACCACAACTTGCAGGATTTGCTCGACTGGATTGATGAAAAAGGAATGAAAACCGCGTTGGTAACCGGCACCAAACGCGAGCGCGTAATCGCAATTCTTGAAAAATTTAAATTGATGGATAAATTCATGGTCATCATTACGGCGGATGACGTAATGTTTTCCAAACCGGCGCCGGAGCCGTATCTGCTCGCCGCAGAATTGCTGGATGTTGAAGCGAGCGAATGTGTGGTTATCGAAAATGCACCGCTTGGCGTCATGAGTGCAAAAAATGCCGGGATGCGCTGCATCGCCCTAACCACTACGCTATCCAAAATGCATCTAAAGCAAGCGGACGTAATAGCCGATGATTTGGATGAAGCCCTGAATAGCTTGAAAAAAATGTATTAG
- a CDS encoding ABC transporter ATP-binding protein, with the protein MVSPIINIQNVSKSYRKGDPPALRNVSLTIGEGDRVGLVGANGSGKTTLLRLILNFLRPDSGSIQILGERDAEQSRQHLGFLPERQSGMENFTPRELLKFSAQMHGMPKALAATRIEELLAFANIANVGNELLAEFSKGMCQRVQVCLALLHQPKILLLDEPMSGLDPSGQNDLREILGRLENITFVYASHDLAEIERFCTSVVILHRGELKEQLSLKAIQQENYQITLNASAEPQLTEFSEFSFEIREKTPDTIVVELVADSPVFQAFSNRLNEKGVTINRIRSRGILESLYQRYVKQ; encoded by the coding sequence ATGGTATCTCCAATCATAAACATTCAGAATGTTAGCAAAAGCTATCGCAAAGGCGATCCGCCGGCACTGCGAAACGTTTCACTGACGATTGGCGAAGGCGATCGTGTGGGATTGGTTGGTGCCAACGGCTCCGGCAAAACCACGCTACTGCGTTTGATACTCAATTTTCTGCGACCAGATAGCGGTAGTATCCAAATTCTCGGCGAACGCGATGCTGAACAATCGCGCCAGCATCTTGGCTTTTTGCCCGAACGGCAATCGGGCATGGAAAATTTTACACCGCGCGAATTGCTAAAATTTTCCGCGCAAATGCACGGCATGCCGAAAGCGCTGGCCGCAACGCGAATTGAGGAATTGCTGGCGTTTGCCAACATCGCCAATGTCGGAAATGAGCTGCTCGCCGAGTTCTCCAAAGGTATGTGCCAACGGGTGCAGGTTTGCCTCGCGTTACTGCACCAGCCCAAAATTCTGCTGCTGGACGAACCAATGTCCGGACTCGATCCCTCCGGACAAAACGATTTGCGGGAAATTCTCGGCCGGCTGGAAAACATAACCTTTGTTTACGCATCGCACGATCTCGCCGAAATTGAGCGGTTTTGCACTTCTGTGGTTATCCTGCATCGCGGCGAATTGAAGGAGCAACTCAGCCTGAAAGCTATTCAGCAAGAAAATTACCAAATAACGTTGAATGCATCCGCGGAGCCGCAACTCACTGAATTTTCTGAATTTTCGTTCGAAATTCGCGAAAAAACGCCCGATACTATAGTAGTGGAGCTGGTCGCAGATTCACCTGTTTTTCAGGCATTCAGCAACCGGCTCAACGAAAAAGGTGTAACAATTAATCGCATCCGCTCACGCGGGATTTTGGAATCGCTGTACCAGCGGTATGTGAAACAGTGA
- a CDS encoding ABC transporter permease: protein MNSAWTIFKKELTHTLRDRRTIITMIIFPLLLFPVIMTVITGVTQSQIQKAEAAKLQVAVIANGNAQAQRLAQILADDDGIELQQDVPEDSIRSRILAGKLDGAFVFESQFDAQIDSFRAGNLQLFFKAAENLSVLRNRLRSRAEDFEKQLLADRFSALQIDKNMVEVLAFDEVNIASEREKFGSVIGGFLPYIFILFCFLGSMYPAIDLAAGEKERHTMETLLTTPASRYSILLGKFGVVVLSGLLSAIISIVGLYIGFQQSKGLPDAFIRSILNIFEWQTLIMVLSLLLPMAIFFAGILLSISLFTRTYKEAQSAISPLVIFAIIPGIIGTVPGITLNAQTALIPILNVTLATKHLLSGGRDVLLLSEVYLSMFVLGLLSLYLASKMFTRESVIFRN from the coding sequence ATGAACAGCGCATGGACTATTTTCAAAAAAGAGCTGACCCACACCCTGCGGGATCGCCGGACGATTATCACGATGATCATTTTTCCGCTGCTGCTGTTTCCGGTGATAATGACGGTGATCACCGGCGTAACGCAAAGCCAGATCCAGAAAGCCGAAGCCGCAAAATTGCAGGTTGCCGTGATTGCCAACGGCAACGCGCAGGCGCAACGACTGGCGCAAATTCTGGCGGATGACGACGGCATCGAACTGCAACAAGATGTGCCGGAAGACAGCATCCGGTCGCGTATTCTGGCGGGAAAACTTGATGGCGCATTTGTTTTCGAATCGCAATTTGATGCGCAGATCGATTCGTTCCGGGCCGGAAATCTGCAACTGTTTTTCAAGGCTGCGGAAAACCTCAGCGTGCTTCGCAACCGGCTGCGCAGCCGCGCGGAAGATTTTGAAAAACAACTACTTGCGGATCGATTTTCCGCACTGCAAATCGACAAAAACATGGTAGAAGTTCTGGCATTTGACGAAGTGAACATCGCCAGCGAACGGGAAAAATTCGGCAGCGTGATCGGCGGATTTTTGCCCTATATTTTTATCTTGTTTTGCTTTTTGGGGAGCATGTATCCCGCCATCGATCTCGCCGCCGGCGAAAAAGAACGCCACACGATGGAAACGCTGCTCACCACGCCAGCCAGCCGTTACAGCATTTTGCTCGGCAAATTTGGCGTAGTTGTGCTCAGCGGCTTGCTCTCTGCGATCATCTCGATTGTCGGGCTGTATATCGGCTTTCAGCAATCCAAAGGATTGCCGGACGCATTTATCCGCAGCATTCTCAACATTTTTGAGTGGCAAACATTGATAATGGTGCTCTCGCTGCTGCTGCCGATGGCCATCTTTTTTGCTGGCATTTTGCTGTCTATTTCGCTGTTCACCCGGACGTATAAAGAGGCGCAAAGCGCCATTTCACCGCTGGTGATTTTCGCGATTATTCCCGGGATCATCGGCACGGTTCCCGGCATCACGCTGAATGCCCAAACCGCGCTCATCCCCATTTTGAATGTGACGCTGGCAACCAAGCACCTGCTTTCCGGTGGTCGCGACGTGCTGCTGCTCAGCGAAGTTTATCTCTCGATGTTTGTGTTGGGATTGCTCAGTTTGTATCTGGCATCGAAAATGTTCACCCGCGAAAGCGTTATTTTCCGTAATTAA
- a CDS encoding ATP-binding cassette domain-containing protein, whose amino-acid sequence MIDVQQLRKSFKVTREQRKKMPPRSPNTIAAVDGVSFTCQPGRVFTLLGPNGAGKTTTLRMIATMLQPDNGSIQVNGFDVAKQPQEVRRQLGFLTGATGLYDRLTPAELLKFFADLYDLPAATFRQRRDEIFKRLNITEFADRRIAKLSTGMRQKVSIARTLIHDPKVIVFDEPTAGLDVISAKSIIQLIKEQREAGKTIIFSTHIMGEVSLLSDDLAIIHKGKLKFSGTYSDFAAKMPDASLVDAFIRIIEMEEPAS is encoded by the coding sequence ATGATTGACGTTCAACAGTTACGAAAATCGTTCAAAGTGACCCGCGAGCAGCGCAAAAAGATGCCGCCGAGATCACCAAACACCATCGCTGCGGTCGATGGCGTCAGCTTCACCTGCCAGCCGGGACGCGTATTTACGCTGCTCGGCCCAAACGGCGCGGGCAAAACCACCACGCTGCGGATGATCGCAACCATGCTTCAGCCGGACAACGGTAGCATTCAGGTCAACGGATTCGACGTTGCCAAACAGCCGCAGGAAGTGCGCCGCCAACTCGGATTTTTGACTGGTGCAACCGGTTTGTACGACCGCCTGACGCCCGCCGAATTGCTCAAATTTTTCGCAGATTTATACGATCTGCCCGCTGCCACCTTCCGGCAACGCCGTGATGAAATTTTCAAACGTCTCAATATTACGGAATTTGCGGATCGCAGAATCGCCAAGCTCTCAACAGGCATGCGCCAAAAAGTATCGATTGCGCGAACGCTCATCCACGATCCGAAAGTGATCGTGTTCGACGAACCGACCGCCGGACTGGATGTGATCTCCGCAAAATCGATTATCCAGCTCATCAAAGAGCAGCGCGAAGCCGGGAAAACCATCATTTTTTCCACGCACATCATGGGCGAAGTAAGCCTGCTCAGCGACGATCTGGCGATCATCCACAAAGGCAAATTGAAATTTAGTGGCACCTACAGCGATTTCGCCGCAAAAATGCCGGACGCCTCGCTGGTGGACGCGTTTATTCGCATCATCGAAATGGAGGAGCCCGCATCATGA
- a CDS encoding polysaccharide biosynthesis C-terminal domain-containing protein, which yields MIAAVIIKLLLADFAASGKPHLNLAVHLANFLINLSLNLLLIPRIGILGAALASSISYGAAAILALVIYRQSNRASLRSLLLIRRNDFRLLRNIRSRNREN from the coding sequence ATGATTGCCGCGGTGATCATCAAATTGCTGCTCGCGGATTTCGCTGCCAGCGGAAAACCGCACCTCAATTTGGCAGTCCATCTCGCCAATTTTTTGATCAACTTGTCGCTGAATTTACTGCTGATTCCCCGCATCGGGATTTTGGGCGCGGCGTTGGCGTCGAGCATTTCGTATGGTGCCGCGGCGATTTTGGCGCTGGTGATTTATCGCCAGAGCAATCGCGCATCGCTGCGGTCGTTGCTGCTCATTCGCAGAAATGATTTCCGGTTGCTACGCAACATCCGCTCGCGCAACCGCGAAAATTAA
- a CDS encoding glycosyltransferase family 4 protein: MQKIYINARFLTQPVTGVQRYGIELVQALDTLIAENDDAVRNVAFELVAPKRGLLHRLDLKNIPLRCTGKFTGHYWEQVELPDFVRDGLLFCPGNTAPLKSLRRQKVVVCVHSLAFRYLPEAYSRLFRTVYNQLMPKIFRHARAVITVSESEKKYIGEHFPGAKAPVVAVQNGGISAAFRESLVLSQSQKSAADSPYLLFVGSFSRVKNLENVLTALHLLHRDFPKLTLRIVGAKARSFNDLSTKIDEQLRPKIVFEGQINDTVAMIKLYQNAAALVFPSFYEASPLPPIEAMSCGCPVVASDIPSLRERCGNAAEYCRPESPESIATAIAAILSDAQFAEHLRQNGLARAAEFSWERCARETLAVFRNVLSTD; the protein is encoded by the coding sequence ATGCAGAAAATTTACATTAACGCGCGATTTCTCACACAGCCGGTCACCGGCGTTCAGCGATACGGCATTGAGTTGGTGCAGGCGTTGGACACGTTGATCGCTGAAAACGATGATGCGGTCAGGAATGTTGCATTTGAACTTGTGGCGCCGAAACGCGGATTGCTGCATCGCCTCGATTTGAAAAACATCCCGCTGCGTTGCACCGGAAAATTTACCGGACATTATTGGGAGCAGGTGGAGCTGCCCGATTTCGTGCGCGACGGCTTGCTGTTTTGCCCCGGAAACACCGCACCGTTGAAAAGCTTGCGCCGACAAAAGGTAGTGGTTTGTGTGCACAGCCTGGCGTTTCGATATTTGCCCGAAGCATACAGCCGACTGTTTCGAACCGTTTACAACCAGTTGATGCCCAAAATTTTCCGGCACGCGCGTGCGGTGATTACCGTTTCTGAATCGGAGAAAAAATACATCGGCGAACACTTTCCGGGGGCAAAAGCGCCGGTGGTTGCGGTACAAAATGGCGGGATTTCCGCCGCATTCCGCGAATCGCTGGTGCTATCGCAATCGCAAAAAAGCGCGGCTGATTCGCCGTATCTGCTGTTTGTTGGATCGTTCAGCCGGGTGAAAAATCTGGAAAATGTGCTGACTGCGCTACACCTGTTGCACCGCGATTTCCCGAAATTGACGCTGAGGATCGTCGGCGCTAAAGCGAGATCATTCAACGACTTATCAACAAAAATCGACGAACAGCTTCGCCCAAAAATTGTGTTCGAGGGACAAATCAACGACACGGTGGCGATGATCAAATTGTATCAAAATGCCGCCGCGCTGGTGTTCCCGTCATTTTACGAAGCATCGCCGCTGCCGCCGATCGAGGCGATGAGCTGCGGCTGTCCGGTCGTCGCATCGGATATTCCGTCGCTGCGGGAACGCTGCGGAAACGCTGCGGAATATTGCCGGCCGGAATCGCCGGAATCCATCGCAACCGCGATTGCCGCAATTCTCTCCGACGCCCAATTTGCCGAACATCTGCGCCAAAATGGGCTCGCCCGCGCTGCGGAATTTTCGTGGGAACGCTGCGCCCGGGAAACGCTGGCGGTGTTCCGGAACGTTTTATCAACCGATTGA
- a CDS encoding metal-dependent transcriptional regulator: protein MYKEAIEDYLKAIYNIQQENGKVATTTLAKKMSIAPASATGMIKRLSDLKLVTYEKYQGVKLTRSGEQIALEVIRHHRLIELFLAEALGLPWDKVHDEAEKWEHVLSDEVEERIDQLLGYPTRDPHGAPIPGRDGKMPELNDVQLTDLIKGQQAAIVQVNSKNPELLRYLGSMALYPDTVLVVLEVAPFDGPVTIEVDGKQHILGRKVAENIFVEISADGDGKHENQ, encoded by the coding sequence ATGTATAAAGAAGCAATTGAAGATTATCTGAAAGCCATTTACAACATCCAACAGGAAAATGGCAAAGTGGCTACGACAACGTTGGCCAAAAAAATGAGCATTGCGCCAGCATCTGCTACGGGAATGATTAAGCGGCTATCTGATTTAAAATTAGTCACTTACGAAAAATATCAGGGCGTAAAACTGACCCGTTCCGGTGAGCAAATTGCGTTGGAAGTGATCCGGCATCACCGGCTGATCGAGCTGTTTTTGGCGGAAGCGCTGGGCTTGCCGTGGGACAAAGTTCACGACGAAGCCGAAAAATGGGAGCATGTGCTTTCGGATGAAGTGGAAGAGCGCATCGACCAGTTGCTCGGATATCCCACCCGAGATCCGCACGGTGCGCCAATTCCCGGTCGGGATGGCAAAATGCCGGAGCTGAACGATGTGCAACTCACCGATCTCATCAAAGGGCAGCAGGCGGCAATTGTGCAGGTGAACAGCAAAAATCCGGAGTTGTTGCGCTATCTCGGCAGCATGGCGTTATATCCCGATACGGTTTTGGTGGTGCTGGAAGTCGCACCGTTTGACGGTCCGGTAACCATCGAAGTTGATGGTAAACAGCATATTTTGGGACGAAAAGTGGCGGAAAATATTTTTGTCGAAATTTCTGCAGACGGTGATGGGAAACATGAAAATCAATAA